Proteins from one Aquila chrysaetos chrysaetos chromosome 5, bAquChr1.4, whole genome shotgun sequence genomic window:
- the ARMC10 gene encoding armadillo repeat-containing protein 10 isoform X2 — MTDNSPPASTHTVDEDALQKLIHLLQATDDPLIQEQALITLSNSAAFSVNQDIIRNLGGLSVIGGMLSDCVPKVKEKALNALNNLSMNIKNQEEIQVYIVQVCRNVESAPLNSDLQLAGLRLLTNMSVTSDYHHKMINSIPCLFHLLSEGTERTQIQVLKVLVNLSANPAMTRHLLRAKVPSLLLLFDNCINRDILLRALVFAANLKKNMNNEDGTMIQDQYSEHSIFSTLCRDSTPFAQKLASLLHHPDTEVKEQVVRILTQ; from the exons A tgacagaCAACAGTCCTCCAGCATCAACCCATACCGTGGATGAGGATGCTCTACAGAAACTTATTCATTTGCTCCAGGCCACAGATGATCCATTAATTCAAGAGCAAGCTTTAATCACTCTCAGCAACAGTGCTGCCTTCTCTGTAAATCAA GACATAATCCGAAATTTGGGTGGCCTTTCTGTTATTGGAGGGATGCTCTCAGATTGCGTTCccaaagttaaagaaaaagcactaaATGCACTTAATAATTTGagtatgaatattaaaaatcaggaaGAGATACAG gTATATATTGTGCAAGTTTGCAGGAACGTTGAGTCAGCTCCCCTGAACTCTGATCTGCAGCTAGCTGGACTCAGATTGTTGACAAATATGTCTGTTACCAGTGACTACCACCATAAGATGATAAACTCAATTCCATGcttgtttcatttgctttcagaaggaACTGAAAGGACACAG ATTCAAGTTTTGAAAGTGCTTGTGAACTTATCTGCAAACCCAGCCATGACAAGACATCTTCTTAGAGCAAAA GTGCCAtcactgctgttgctttttgaCAACTGTATAAACAGAGATATTCTGCTCAGAGCCCTGGTGTTTGCAGCAAACTTGAAAAAGAATATGAACAATGAAGATGGCACCATGATTCAGGACCAATACAGTGAACATTCAATTTTCTCCACGCTCTGCAGGGACTCTACCCCATTTGCTCAGAAACTGGCATCTTTGTTGCATCACCCCGATACAGAAGTGAAAGAGCAAGTTGTGAGAATATTAACAcagtag
- the ARMC10 gene encoding armadillo repeat-containing protein 10 isoform X1 — MGEPRGAAVRAAAVLLGAGACYCLWRLAAGGRRRRRPSDNSPPASTHTVDEDALQKLIHLLQATDDPLIQEQALITLSNSAAFSVNQDIIRNLGGLSVIGGMLSDCVPKVKEKALNALNNLSMNIKNQEEIQVYIVQVCRNVESAPLNSDLQLAGLRLLTNMSVTSDYHHKMINSIPCLFHLLSEGTERTQIQVLKVLVNLSANPAMTRHLLRAKVPSLLLLFDNCINRDILLRALVFAANLKKNMNNEDGTMIQDQYSEHSIFSTLCRDSTPFAQKLASLLHHPDTEVKEQVVRILTQ; from the exons ATGGGGGAGccgcggggggcggcggtgAGAGCGGCGGCCGTCCTGCTCGGGGCTGGCGCCTGCTACTGCCTGTGGCGgctggcggcgggcggccggcggcggcggcggccctcAG aCAACAGTCCTCCAGCATCAACCCATACCGTGGATGAGGATGCTCTACAGAAACTTATTCATTTGCTCCAGGCCACAGATGATCCATTAATTCAAGAGCAAGCTTTAATCACTCTCAGCAACAGTGCTGCCTTCTCTGTAAATCAA GACATAATCCGAAATTTGGGTGGCCTTTCTGTTATTGGAGGGATGCTCTCAGATTGCGTTCccaaagttaaagaaaaagcactaaATGCACTTAATAATTTGagtatgaatattaaaaatcaggaaGAGATACAG gTATATATTGTGCAAGTTTGCAGGAACGTTGAGTCAGCTCCCCTGAACTCTGATCTGCAGCTAGCTGGACTCAGATTGTTGACAAATATGTCTGTTACCAGTGACTACCACCATAAGATGATAAACTCAATTCCATGcttgtttcatttgctttcagaaggaACTGAAAGGACACAG ATTCAAGTTTTGAAAGTGCTTGTGAACTTATCTGCAAACCCAGCCATGACAAGACATCTTCTTAGAGCAAAA GTGCCAtcactgctgttgctttttgaCAACTGTATAAACAGAGATATTCTGCTCAGAGCCCTGGTGTTTGCAGCAAACTTGAAAAAGAATATGAACAATGAAGATGGCACCATGATTCAGGACCAATACAGTGAACATTCAATTTTCTCCACGCTCTGCAGGGACTCTACCCCATTTGCTCAGAAACTGGCATCTTTGTTGCATCACCCCGATACAGAAGTGAAAGAGCAAGTTGTGAGAATATTAACAcagtag